aaattaatgttttgtaaTATTGTGTGATATCAAATTGTGTCACGTGCAGCAGCTAAATAAAGTTAACCGGTATGCATTAAAAGCCTGTCTGTAATTTAACCAAATCACCACAAGATGTCGCTCTATTCCCTCTTTACCTCTTTGTCATTCTACAATTAtcgaaataaacaataatacagttttaatttttaaccagatacatacatattaaatacataaaaatacacgAAAGTAAAAAGATGAATATAAATATCATGTAGCTAACtttctgtatattttaaaaattaaaacagtttaaattgtAAAAGCTTTCTAGTCACGGGAAGTGATATGACagaggattattttttttatttagacttTACCTCAAATAATTGCACGTGCGTCAATTAATGTCATGGCAACAGAATGACGACCCAACCGAGGTTATATAAGGTCTGCAAAACATTCGGATCTCTCACTTTGCTCTTGGTCTTGGACTTCTTGCAAAGCTAACTTGTGGAAAGCGAACTCTTTGAGTTTAAAACCGCTTGAGACAAACTACTGAAAAAAACTACGGAAtcttgttgaaaaaacaaaaacttcaaaactaCTGAATTATTCTACTGTTGTGGGAAGCCGGAGAGCTTGAACATGGCCCTCTGTCGTCTACCTGAGGAACAGCTGCTGATGGGAGTCGCCCAGTTGGACATCCGTGGAGGTAAGACaacttttagatttttctttaatgttattgtatttatgtctgATTATTTCATTTAGACTATCTCTTAGAAAAACCTTGGTGTTTGAAATTTTATATGGTGGGGTCCGGATAACAGGAAAGTACCAAAACTTATTTACGCTTATTTTATCAGTAGCGTTAGCGTTAGTTAACGCTACTGATAAAATAATTGTTGATCTTAATCAATGCAACTTTTAGAATTTAGCTAAAGGTGAATAGTTAGCTGAAGCTTTCGGTGAAAACAGTCATTAACTCGACGATTTCTCCATGTAAAATTAGTATTTGCTGGACAGAATGTGGTAAATATCCCGGGAACATGAGTGGAATACATTAATGAGTAGTGTAGGTATTTGAAAGCATTGTTATTTTGGTTTGAGGGCATCAAATCTTCcaaaagttagctagctactaCAGCAAAATAGTTGGCGACCGGACCAAATTtcataaaatgccaaaaatatgttttagttgtgcacCATGGAAACGATGCAGCGACCGTGAGGACGGAACCCAATTCGTCTTTGGTTGATGACGTATGAAGTATACATTATTCCTTCTAGTTTAAAATGTGGGTATCATATTAAATGAACTTATTTCCAGATTAATGTTGTAAAGATTGATCATTCTCCACCGGGATTGTTTGAGGAAATTATTCTTCGTGCGTAAAATCACGTATCGAGCTCGTCCAACAGTTGTTCATGTACATTTTGTCATTATGATTActgtttgtattattataattaaaatgactgttgttgttgctgttattaTGTTATGTGTTCTCTGTACAGCAACTCTAACGAATAGACATAACAACAGCTAGGTTTAGTTTCCAAACAATTTagatatagatttttttaacaGCTATAGTATGAGTTAAACACTTCAACATCATATCTTAAAATACTTGTGATATCAAGTCAAAAAAATTTCTAAGACCAACTCATTAACTCTTACGTTTTTCCAAGTGACCAAGAGGAGTAAATCATGGTTATCTGAAGTCTCACATGAATGCTGCTTAAATTGTCATGTCCTCATgtgttatattaaatattataatataatatttgacTGTTAAAAATGATAGTCTCtagtgtgtatacagtatagtTATTATTATGAGCCATTCTTATAatttgatgatttattttcctCCTCAGGTGGTGTAAACCCCTTCATTGAGCGTCTTGCAGAACTTGGCCTCCCTGAAGATGAAGGTGAGTATGAGGAAGGTAGGTATGAGGAAGTTGAGTATGAGATTGTTGTTGCAGATGAAGATGAGCACTCCCCCGACGAAGAAGATGACGATCAACTGTTCGACAGTGACCAGGATGAGGATGACGACACAGGTGATGAGGACGACTGGTCTGACAGTTTCAGCCATGATTCTGGGTATGACTCCCTgtctgaagaggaagaggatgaagaggatgaagaggacgTTGAAGAAGATGTTGAAGAGGTGGTtgaagaggatgatgatggCAACATCCGACCTTGCTCCCCTCTCATCCAGCAGTTCCCAGCTCCAATCTTTTGGCAGAGATGGGAACAAGTGTCTCCCACTGTTCCCGCTGGTGCTATTATCTGGCCCCGCGCTTGTGATGTTCAACATCTGGAGATTCCTGCGCATCAAGTGGAACATGCTGAAGATGGTTTACCCTCAGCTTCTCAAAGGTCAAAAGAGTCTGCTCCTTCAACCTCAGGTCTTGGCTCCTCCACAAAGAGAAGCAGGGAAGAGAGCGACACACTGCAGGTAAGTATGAAAAAGCAGAAGTGGAATTGTGAGGACAGCCATGATGAGTCGGCGTCCTCGACTTCAGGCCTCGGCTTCTCCACGAAGAGGAGCAGGGAAGAGGATGTTGAAGAGTGTGATGATGGCAAAATCCGacctttttcccctctcatcCAGCAGTTCCCAGCTCCAATCTTTTGGCAGAGATGGGATCAAGTGTCTCCCACTGTTCCCGCTGGTGCTATTATCTGGCCCCGCGCTTGTGATGTTCAACATCTGGAGATTCCTGCGCATCAAGTGGAACATGCTGAAGATGGTTTACCCTCAGCCTCTCAAAGGTCAACAGTGTCTGCTCCTTCAACCTCAGGCCTTGGCTCCTCCACAAAGAGAAGCAGGGAAGAGAGCGACACACTGCAGGTAAGTATGAAAAGGCAGAAGTGGAATTGTGAGGACAGCCATGACGAGTCAGCTCCTTCGACTTCAGGCCTTGGCTTCTACAGGAGCAGGGAAGACAGCCACAGGGAGTTAGCCCCCCCTGGTGAAGATGGTCTACCCTCAGCCTCTCAAAGGTCAAAAGAGTCTGCTCCTTCAACCTTAGGCCTTGGCTCCTCCACAAAGCGAAGCAGGGAAGAGAGCGAAACGGTGCAGGTAAGTACGAAAAAGCAGAAGTGGAATTGTGATCACAGCCATAATGAGTCAGCAGCCTTGGCTTCAGGCCTCGGCTCCTACAGGAGAAGAGAAGACAACTACAGGGAGTCAGCCCCCTCCACTTCAGGCCTCAGCTCCAACAGGAGCAGGGGAGACAGCTACAGGGAGTCAGCCCCCTCCACTTCAGGCCTCAGCTCCAACAGGAGCAGGGGAGACAGCTACAGGGAGTCAGCCCCCTCCCCATTCAGGAAATACTGGATGGGCCCTTTTGATTACCTGAGAAGAACTGAAGACTGCGACTCTGATTAGGACAGAGTTTGGGACTGTTTACTGTAGGATGGGAAATTagattatacacacacacacacacacacacacacacacacacacacacacacacacagtgacagattATCAGTGCCTTATCCAGGagtactttttctttcatttttaaactaagCTGTAGATGCCTATACAAGAGGTAAgttaataatgacaataactatgcaaaaaattattattactaacaTCAATTAAAGTCTCCAGCTAATTATCTTCTTTTCATATTCTATTAGACTCAACATTCAGGTTCTCCTTGACGACAGAGAAGACGTGTTTACTCCGGACCAGATGAGAATGATGGATGACCAGAGGACCAGCAGGAGAGCGGCGCCCGCCTTTCTTTCAGTCGCCTAAGTAAGTACACCCATTACTCAGATTACCAAAGTACCAGTATTGACATAAAGTGGTGATAAACTCCCTTTACACACGTggattacatttattaaagaaacCTTCTTGAATattagatagataaatagatagatggactttattaatcccaaattGGGAAATGACTCTGTTACAAGCAGCAAGTAACAAGTTACCAAGGACATACACTACATactcactcaaacacaaacagaaatacaagaaatatacaataaataataaaaaacatgaacagataagatacaataaaacaagacagaaaagaatAAGTAAAATGCCAGAACAATTACTAAACATTATACTTagattaatgaaaaataatgtatatacaAGTGTAGAATAAAATGAACAACctacatacaaaaatatatcataaaatagaatatgtacagtataatgttATATATCAAATATGAAGTGACCAGTGTACAAGCAgcataatatattataatgtgTGAGGTAATGAGATATTTATCCCACACACAGCTGTGAATtgttatatgtattattattccaTTGTTTAAATTATCATTCCATTCTTTTAGACCAAGAGCTAGCAACAATACAAAGATTGTACAGGTGTGTTCAACATCACtcacttctttttctgtttcacagGACAGGACTCACACCCTGGGCAGCTGAGAGTAGACGTCAACCATCCAATCCACCCCAGGCAGACCACTGTCCCACTCCCAGTACTCTACCTGCTCCCAGGCACCAAGCCCTGTCTGAAGACCCAGCGAGGACAGCTCCACCCCGACCCCCACCAACACCACCTTCACCTGCCAAGGGGATGATTACCGCCCCAGCCCGACCAGCACAGACGACGTTGTTACcgtctgcttcttcttctgtgggTCCGGGATGCTCCTCACATACACAGGAAGCTGTCACAACAGACACTTGagactgaatgaaaaaaatcttaGAATAATTAGTTTTCACAATATGTAAACTGTTTATCTCTGAATAGTGCAATGCAATACCAAGTGTAAGACAAACCTTCTAAATATTTGTAATTATATACACAATATCATATACTTGTATGTATAATTCAGAAATCTGACAATGTATGACTGGAATACAATATTGTGCAAATGATGATTTAGTGTGTTCTAGTTTTCATTTGACTCAAATGTTACAAATATAACCTTTAACTGTGTTATAACAATAgttaaatattgttattttgaataatttagTAAGTATTAATTAAGTATTACAATACTCATAATATTACATGCTGACATGATTCAAAAGGTAAAGCTAGATCCAAACAATCTAAAGAGTCTTTGACAAATTTTCagtttaataaattacaaacataaaatgtatattcaATATCAGAAATAACCCTATTGTCGTGAAATTATGTCAGTCAAGACTCTGTGATATCTGATTGCAGATTTCTGCAATCAGGCAAAATCATTTCCCCGGACGgtaggctgttttttttatcacacatAAAATCCCATGTAAACCCTTTTTCACCATATGGGACTTTTTGGTTTTCTGCTGGGCTTATTCAGCGTCTGGTTGAGTTCTTTAAACATTCTCAAGATAGAAACTGAAGTGTCTCGATTTGCATGCAGTACAGGAGAAAGATGATGCTTCACTGATCCAGttgtaaagaaaagaacaagaaagcCTTTCTAGTCATGAATATTATCAAACccacacagaaataaaagctCTTAAAGGAAGGgtcaatgttaaataaatacattagtccttttaaatattaattataaaattaaattaagagAAAACCTCAAACAAAACTGTGAAAtgatttcaaaaaatgttgaaactcaaacaaatgtgaaaaattatTTCATAATTCTATTGAATTTCTTCACAGTTGCCACTTGGCCAAATAACTCGATGGAAGACAACAAAACATACCCCAGAAAGAATAAAATagcacattttaacattcaggAAATACATGATGCCTGTCTATTGTAATAAGTGACATATAagtaaactttacttacttacttactgtaaTACAATTTCcattcatcatttttatttgattgggTTGCAAATACAATGAAGGGAcgagacatacatacatacatggagTCAATACTGTGAATAAAATGCACAAAGGACAATAATCCAGCAGGTGGAGCTCTTGTACACTTTTCTACATCACTTATTATAGCTTCAACTGACAGACGTATGGCCATGTAAATCAAACGGCTTACAAAGTGACCTGAGAAAATACGGCTTGTAGATTGTCTCAATAAAAGCATTTTGAAACAGTGCACATTATTTAAAGAGGGCATTTTTATTCCCATTATTACAATGCATAGGCTATGAATCCCGTTTTTTGTACATCTGTGCCGTTTCTGCTACTTtcaattgttattatttttgatgTCAAATATTGACGTTATTATAGTCTAGTTAAAGTAGGCAAGTACTCATCTCCCATGTTGGTGGATTATGTAGCCCCTCCTGTGCTGTAGCCTGGGATTGGGACCCCGTGAGACCACTAGAGGTCCCTAGTTCCCGGGTTGGGAACCCCTATTGTAGCCTGCTCATTAATATCTGgctgacaccaccaccaccgcctcCTGCAGCCACGCCATACCGTCCCAGCATCGCATCGGCTCGTGGGCTGTCGCATCACCGAGCGGGGAGGGGTTCCGGTTTCCACTATTGGCTGCTAGGCTACAGTATTACCGAGAGCTTTACGGTAGGGCCACGGCCAGCGAATATGTGCGCGAGCGGTTGTCTTCTCATCTCCCTGGAGCGCAGAATCTGCTGGCTTTCAACATGATTTTAAGGCGACTTTAGCGGGTGTTTTTTCGTCTTTTTCTCCAGCATACAACCTCTAAACCCTGTCTTACCGAAAAAAGAGATGCGCCTAGATAAACGTGGATACATTGTCGGGAATCCgcgaaaggaggagaggagcatGTAACCGGGAGAAACGCACCGGCGACGGCTGCGACGGCACTACCTGACGCTTCTCTCTCGTGCTCCTTGTTTCCTCATAATTTGAGGTTTCTCGTTGTGTTGACTGAACTCTTCTCGTTGTATTGGATATCATCTTTAGTAAAATGAACGAAGAAGTGTCAGAGGTCCCCAAAGAGCTCCTGGGTAAGATCATATCATTTGTAGCCATGTGTGCAGCCTGAAACAATCACTGATACTTCTTCTATCACATTCCCAAATCACAGCGTGCATGAGCTCCTCGGTGACTTTTGTAATGTCCTTATTGAACTgatacattaacatacattccATTCATATAGTATAGCCATACTTATTGTAGCTGAGACACAATAGTAATGCTAGTATCTCCTGTTGTGTTGTTAGATTCCAACCCATATCCATAAACAgggacagttttgttgtctaGCTGTAATGATTAGTAGGCTATTCCTAAACAAAGTATACAGTAGGATTACTAAACTGTCAAACACAGGCTTTGCTTTATATAATATTAAGTCACGGTGTTAGGATTTTATAGCTGTTTAAGATATTAAATTAGACTATACATACATGAAGTACATCTCTAAGCTGTGTATATATTGCCCACTGCTGTAGATAAAGGTGCCAAGCATTGCTAATGTAGTGTGGGCTACAGCCTATATTTGGAAGAAAAGCTACATAGTTAAGATATGAGTGACCATTATGTCAACCCACATGACGTACAGGGTTTTCCCCACAGTAACCTTGGTCCACTCTCACATCTTTTGCTGGGAGTTTTAACATTGCCTCGGTCGGTCTGTCCTCTTGGCTAAAGtctgccatgtttttttatgatttgtttgtaCTGATTGTGGAGTTCTGCAGTCTGTTTGGCTCCAGCATAGGGTCTCTTTGTTTGGCAAAGTAGCTCAGGTTTTGACACCTCAGTGTAATGTTGGACAAGCTCAAGCTCTTTCTCCCTGTCCATCTCTTGTGGACACTTACAAGCCTGCAATGTTCTTTTGGATCCATTTATTTGTTAAAGAGACATAAATAGCACAATGTAGACAAGGCTTAAAGGAAAATGCTGGGTCATGCAGTCACTTAGTCaggcattcattcattcactgagTCACAGAATTTTGCAGCCAATCATTTGCTTTGTGGTATCATTTGTACCCTTGTACTTTCAAAACTATCATACAATTGTTTCTATGTTATCAGATCTGTTGTTTAAGCTCCCACAATAGTTAAAAAGGAAGAGAAGCTAGAGGACAGNNNNNNNNNNNNNNNNNNNNNNNNNNNNNNNNNNNNNNNNNNNNNNNNNNNNNNNNNNNNNNNNNNNNNNNNNNNNNNNNNNNNNNNNNNNNNNNNNNNNttttttttttttactttttccataactagaaacagattttttgatGGTCTAACGTCCACTCAAGCATAGAGTAAGGAAGTTCTCTATCATCATCCCTCGCTTTAAAGATTTTCGTGATTCTAGCTGCCTAATTTTCCCAACACTGAACACTTGTCATAATCATATATCACATGACCTGCAGTGTTGTCTGGATGAGTATATAACCAGCCATTGTTTGAAACATTCCCTGGTGCTGGTGATTCAGTATCATACAAGACAACTCTTGGCTTCCAGCACATACGAGGCATTTTATCACGATGCTGCAGATGGAAATACTATAGACTAAGTTGCAGAAAATGTCAAGGAACGAACTTGGAGCAGTTCAGAAACTGAGTTTGTGTGCTAAGAACATATTTTACTGAAATGTACTCACAAACTTCATGGAGACAAAGGAAGCA
The genomic region above belongs to Etheostoma cragini isolate CJK2018 chromosome 6, CSU_Ecrag_1.0, whole genome shotgun sequence and contains:
- the LOC117945800 gene encoding microtubule-associated protein futsch-like yields the protein MALCRLPEEQLLMGVAQLDIRGGGVNPFIERLAELGLPEDEGEYEEGRYEEVEYEIVVADEDEHSPDEEDDDQLFDSDQDEDDDTGDEDDWSDSFSHDSGYDSLSEEEEDEEDEEDVEEDVEEVVEEDDDGNIRPCSPLIQQFPAPIFWQRWEQVSPTVPAGAIIWPRACDVQHLEIPAHQVEHAEDGLPSASQRSKESAPSTSGLGSSTKRSREESDTLQVSMKKQKWNCEDSHDESASSTSGLGFSTKRSREEDVEECDDGKIRPFSPLIQQFPAPIFWQRWDQVSPTVPAGAIIWPRACDVQHLEIPAHQVEHAEDGLPSASQRSTVSAPSTSGLGSSTKRSREESDTLQVSMKRQKWNCEDSHDESAPSTSGLGFYRSREDSHRELAPPGEDGLPSASQRSKESAPSTLGLGSSTKRSREESETVQVSTKKQKWNCDHSHNESAALASGLGSYRRREDNYRESAPSTSGLSSNRSRGDSYRESAPSTSGLSSNRSRGDSYRESAPSPFRKYWMGPFDYLRRTEDCDSD
- the LOC117945752 gene encoding vegetative cell wall protein gp1-like, whose product is MTRGPAGERRPPFFQSPKTGLTPWAAESRRQPSNPPQADHCPTPSTLPAPRHQALSEDPARTAPPRPPPTPPSPAKGMITAPARPAQTTLLPSASSSVGPGCSSHTQEAVTTDT